The nucleotide window AAGGTTTAAGGATTGGGTTTCAAACGCTAAAGATTGGTGTATATCCCGACAAAGATATTGGGGAATTCCATTACCAGTATGGGAATGTAGTTGTGGCTCTAGAACAACCATTGGTACAATAGATGAATTAAAAGAAAAAGCATTTAATTGTCCCGAAGATGGTTTAGAGCTACATCGACCACATGTTGATAAAATATTACTCGAGTGTGATGATTGTGGTTCAGATATGGAGCGTGTGGAAGACGTTATCGATGTTTGGTTCGATTCCGGAGTTGCTAGTTGGGCCAACCTCAAATATCCAGAAGAAGAGGATTTGTTTGAGGAGTGGTGGCCTGCAGATTTTATTGTAGAAGGCCATGACCAAACCCGGGGTTGGTTTTACTCCCAACTTGGAGCCGGTGTTATAGCTTTCGATAGAGCGCCATATGAATCGGTTTTAATGCATGGCTTCGTTTTAGATGAAGATGGAAAGAAAATGAGTAAGAGTGTTGGTAACGTTGTGCAGCCCGAAGAGATAATCGAGCGTTATGGAACCGATACTTTAAGGCTATACCTATTAAGTGAATGTGCTCCTTGGGAAGACCTTAAATTCAATTGGGATGAATGTCAGAACGTTAAGAGAACTCTAAACGTTTTCTGGAACGTCTATAAATTCACTTCAACCTATATGTCCCTAGATGACTTCAAACCACAGAAGAAACTTGATGAAAAAGCCTTAAAAACCGAAGACAGATGGATACTCAGTAGACTAAACAACCTCATACTAGATGTTGAAGAAGCAATAGAGAGCCGTCAAATACACAAAGGAGCCAGATACATCAAGTCATTCATACTCGAAGACCTATCACGATGGTACATCCGCCTAATAAGAGACCGAACCTGGGTAGAAGCCGAAGACAAAGACAAACTAACAGCATATGAAACACTACACGAAGTTATACACAAAACACTCATCTTGATGTCTCCATACACCCCATTCATAACAGACAAAATGTACCAAAACCTAGTTAAAACCCAAGATTTTGGAAAAGAATCAGTACATCTAGAGAAATTCCCAAAACCAAAAAAAGAATTCATAAACAACGAACTTGAACAACAAATGGAGATAGCAAGAGAGATAATCGAATCAGCATCTCATGCAAGACAAAAAGTCGAACTAAACCTAAGATGGCCTGTCCAAAAAATAACGATAGAGCCAAACAACCCAGAAACAGTTAAAGCAATAGAAACCATGGATAGAATAATAAAAGACCAAGTAAACACCAAAAAAATAGAGACCCTAGAACCAAACACAGAGTTCCCAGAACTCCAAACAGTGATAGAGCCAGACATGGGAGTTATAGGCCCCAAATTCAAAGATAAAGCTGAAAAAGTGATGAACACAATAAAACAAGGAAACCACAAACCCAAAAACCTACCAAAAACAATCAAAGTGGATGGAGAAGAAATCAAGATAACAAGAGAAATGGTTAACTTAGAAACAAAAGTACCAGAAAAATACTCCACCTCCAGCTTCACAAACGGAGTTGTCTATGTAGACTCAGAACTAACAACAAAACTAAAACAAGAAGGTTACGCCAAAGAAACAATACGCAGAATCCAAGAAATGCGTAAAGAACTTGACCTACACGTAGAAGACTACATAGAAATAAATTTAGACACACCAGACAAAGAATTCAAAAAATCAATCACCAAATGGAGCGAACACATATCCCACGAAACACGAGCCAAAAAACTAGAGATAAACACCCCCCACGGAGACCTCACAAAACAATGGGAAATAAACGGAAAAGAACTAGAGATAGGCCTAACACCCAAAAACAAATAAAAAACCAAAAACCAGATTACAGGGATAAAAAATCCCTAAAACCTCTTTTTTTATAAAAAAATAAACTAAATAGGTATATAAAAATGGATTACAGAGAATGGCTACCTATATACAAAGAAATAACCAACGACCTATCCATCTCTATGCAAAAAGATAGAGAATCCGCAAGAAAGTTAGAACAAAAAATAACCAAAAAACCAGATCTCAACAGCCTCTCCAAAAAAATAAAAGAAAAAGTATATGTACTAGGAGACGGCCCCAACCTACCTAAAGACCTAAAAAAAATACCAAAAAACCAATTAAACAAACAGACAGTTATAGCTGCAGACAACGCCACAAAAACTGCTTTAAAACACAACATAACACCCGACATAATCACAACAGACCTAGATGGCGACATAAAACCAATACTAAAAGCAGATAAAAAAGGCAGCCAAATAATAGTTCATGCACACGGAGACAACCAAGAATTAATAGAAAAATGGACACCACACATACAAAACATCATCGGTTCAACACAAAACAAACCAACAGACAAATTAATAAACTATGGAGGTTTCACCGATGGAGACAGAGCAATATTCCTAGCACACGAACATGGCGCTAAAGAAATCGAGTTATCGGGTTTTAACTTCAAGCAAGCCAGTAAAACCAAACAGAAAAAACTAAAATGGGCCAAAAAACTAATCCAAAAACTAGAAAATAAAGGAGTGAAAATCACATATACCACCCAAAACAAACAAAAATAAAACCTCTACCCCAAATACACAACCAACAAGCTATTTAGATACCCACTAAAAACAAAAAGATAAATAACAGGAGTCATAAAGAATAAACACGATTAATTATGACTAAAACTGAAGACGGCCTGAAAGAAGCTTTCGCTGGCGAATCACAGGCACGAAATAAATATGAAGCATATTCAAGAAAAGCAGAAAAAGACGGATACGAACAAATAGCCAAACTCTTCAAAGCAGCATCTGAAGCAGAAAGAGTTCACGCCAAAAACCATTTTGAAAACCTAGATAAAATAAAAGACACAAAAGAAAACCTAAAAGACGCAATAGAAGGAGAAAAATTCGAACACGAAGACATGTATCCCGAGTTTGTTGAAGCAGCTAAAGAAGAAAATCAAGACAGTGCCTTAGAATCATTCATGTATGCAATGGAAGTTGAAAAAATACATGAAACACTATACAAAAAAGCTCTTGAATCAGTAGAAAACGAAGAAGACCTAGAAAAAACAGATATCTACGTATGCCAAATATGTGGAAACACAGTTTTCGATGAACCACCAGCTGCCTGCCCAATATGCGGATACCCCAAAAACGAATTCAACAAAGTAGATCTATCCTAAACCAAAGCTAAAACCCCTCCTCTTTAAGGAGGGGGGGAACACAGCCTAAAACAAATACAAAGCATAGAACACAACAAAGAAAAAAACAAAACCCCCAACATACAGACTGCCACCAAAAACACTAAAAAAATAATCAAAAAACCAAACTAAAAAACAAAGACACCACCAACCCAAATACAAACAAAATAAATAAAAAAACAAACAAAAAACCCTCATTCACACCAAAACCAAAACCAAAGAAAAAACAAATAAACATTTTCTATCCAATAAACATATACTATCACTTTTTGTTCTGAGTATTTTAGGTAATCTAGGCAGTCACAACTACACTTTAGCCCTTAACAGGTCCAGAGGCCCAATATATAATAAACAAACAAAAACAAATAACAGACTAAATTCTTGGAGAAATCGTCTATGAAAATAAAGCCACTCGGTATCTGGGCAGTCGGCGTAATAGCTTTCCTTTCCGCACTATACCTATTCCTACAAGCAGCAACAGAACAACAAATAACAACACTCCAAATTATAATTTACGTAATCATAGGTTCCATAGGATTAATATTTATCCAAAAAGGACGAAAACTCAAAAAAAATAAATAAAAAATAATTCCTAATCAATCTATTTTCATTAAAAAAAGGTTTTAGAGTAAACTAACAAATAGATCGTGGCCCCCATCAATTGTAAAAAAAACAAGGGGTGGAAGAGATTATACTACAAGGGATAAGAGGTATTTTTTACCTCTATTTAGCCTTCAACTCTATTTAGCCTTCAAAAAAATAAATTTCCATTTTTAACGTAAAATCATATTAAAGAAATCTTTATATTTATGTTCTATTATCTTGTAGACGGTTGATTTTGTAAACAGCTTAAATAGTTATCTTGATTGAAGATTGAAATATTTATTTAAAATCTGTTATTTTTTTGGTTTTGTTTTGTTGGTTTTTAATTTCGGTTTTTTTACTAAAGGGTTTGTGTAATACTTGAATGTGATTATCTGTTTTTTTAATGTTTTTCACCGTGTATAATTCGATTGATTTTTCTTGTTTCGTTGTGACAGGGAAACTATAGTTATCTGATTGATATTTAAATTCCTTACCTTCTTTAATTTTATTTTGAATGAAATCTTTATGGTTTTCGATTCTTTTATTCACTAGTTTATTTGCGATTTTGGGTATTTTTGGGGTTTGTTTTTTGTAGTTGTTGATTAGTTTTTGGTTTAGTTCTATTCCTATTGAGTTTCTTGCTGTTGTTATTGCTGCTGTGGTTGTGGTTCCTGTTCCCCAGAATGGGTCTAGGACGGTGTCTTGGTATGTTGAGTACATGTTGATTAGGCGGTAGGGTATTTGTATTGGGTATGCTGCGGATCTGTCTCGGTCTCCGTTCTGTAGGGTTTGGTTTGTTCCTTTTATGTCTGTCCATAGGTCTGTAAACCATTGGTTTCTTTCTTCCCAGAAGTAGGCTGATTGGTATCTTTCTGGGTCTTTCGGTTGGAATTCCCTTGGTTTTTGTCCGTTTCGGAAAATGAGGATGTATTCGTGTTCAAGTGTAGGGTAGGCGTTGGGTGGTAACATTCCACTACCCATGAACTTAGCTGCACTGTTTACTGGTTTCCTCCACAATATTTCTGGTAATGGGTCGAAACCGAGTTCTGTGAGTTTATTTATAATTCGTGAGTGGTTTTGGTATACTCTGAAGCTTCCATCAATCTTTCTTGTTGCGTCTCCAATGTTTATGCAGACAATACCACCTTCAACCAAGACTCTCTCCAGTTCGCTCCAGACTTTGTCAAGTTCTCTATGCATTTCTTCAAATGCTTTCGTGCCTTCTCCGTTTAGGATGTGTTTTTTAGTTTTTGAGTTGAGTTTTTGAAATAGGCTGTCCCACATCTCGATCATGGGGTATGGAGGGGATGTAACAACTAACTCGATTGAATTATCCGGAATTTCACCCATTTGACGGGAATCACCCCTAATCACTCTATGTTTAGTCTTAATTATGACATCCTCCCTGTAAGTTGTACAAACTACATTGACCCTACTACTTGAAAAACTATTTTTTTAGGTTTTCTATCCACCTCATTGGTTTTTCCGAGGTGTAGTGATTATCGTTTGCCAGTGTCTTAGTAAGCTTTATCAACAGTAATTCTAAATAGTTTTTTGTAATGTCTCTTGATGATGAAGAGGTTGATTTATCTAGTTTGGTTGATGAGTTTGAACGTCTAGAGGAATCTGTTGAATCTAAAAAACATAGAAATCATATTCAGAAGTTAAAGGAAAAAACAATTAAGTTATCGAATCCAAGGATGTTCGGGGTGGTTGTTGAGGGTTTTGGCAAACGTGATATGATTGAAGCTTTTTTAGGTAGTATCTTAATTGGGATTCCTGTAATAATTGAAGAAGGTACTTTGGAGATTGGTGAGTTCATTGCTCAACATCCTTTGTTTCTTTTAGGAACCCTGGTTTTTGGAGTACTTCTTGTTATAGGTATATTATATTATACCGACATTCAAGATGTTAGGATTACAAACCCAATTTTTGGTTTAATTCCTAGAAGACTTTTAGGTATACTTTCTATAGCCTTTATCTCTTCTATAGTCCTTATGACGGTTTGGGGAAGGGTTGATTGGTCAGAACCAATGATTGCCTTCTCACAATGTGCTTTTACGTTTGTAGCTATGTCCATAGGAGCTGCTTTAGCAGATATATTGCCAGGAACTTAACATCCTTGTGACATCCTCCCAAACGCCTGAAGGTGTTGGGTTTTCTTCAGCGTTTCAGAAGGTTCTTAACTCATTGGATTTTCACCTCCAAATCATCTCCAGTTCGGGCTATGTCATCTATAGCCTCCCCCATATCTTGCCAGAATGTATCTGGCTCAATGGACATATCACTGTTTTAGGACATCACCTCTACAGCAATATTAATCAACGCATTAAACTAAATGTCAAGTTCATCATTACATATAAAACATTTGATACTCTCACTGAACACCCATTCATAAATCATAACATTCCTCACTATCCTTAAATGGAGAAAGGGTTCAGTCTATACTATTTAAAAAATAAAATAAAATAAAAAATATTGAGCTATTTTTTTTAAATTAGATTTGTTTTAATGTGGGGTGAACAGGCTCGGGCGGGGTTGCCTGGGGGTTTTATTGTTTTCCTCAGCAGGTATTGTAGGAGTTCTTGTTCGGTAAGTGGGTGGAGGTTGGGTAGGCTCTCCACTCATGGGTGGAGCTCGGGTTTGATGTTGTTTTGAATGTAGTGTTGTTTTTATTGGGGGTGGGTTAGTGTTCCGTTGTATGCTGTCTGTGCTGGACCTTTCATGTAGGCGGTGTTGTTTTTGAAGATTATATTTAGTTTTCCACCTTTTGTTTGAACTTTGATTGTGTTTCCTTTTATTAGATTTGTTTTTTTTGCTATGGCGGCAGATGCTACAGATCCTGTTCCGCAACTTAGTGTTTCGGCTTCTACTCCTCTTTCAAATGTTCTTACTTTAATTCCATTTTTTGTTTTTTGTATGAAGTTTACGTTTGCGCCTTCTGGGAATATTGGGTTGTTTCGTATTGGTGGTGCTTGTTTGATTATGTCTATTGATTCTACGTCGTCTGTTTGTATTACTGCGTGTGGAACGCCTACGTTGCAGGCGCTTACTTGGTATGGGGTGTTTTCTATTTCTTGGTTTATGAATTCTCCTTTACCTTTAGCGGGTATTGTTTTTTTATTGTATTTTGGTTTTCCCATATCTACTTTTGCCCAGAATTTATCGTTTTTATCTGTTTCTATGTTTAGGGTTCCTGCACCTGTTTCTATATCTACGTTTTTGTTTGTTACTATATTTTCAGTTGCATATTTAGCGGCACATCGGATTCCGTTTCCACACATATCTGCTTCGGTTCCATCTGAATTGAAGATTCTCATTTTGAGGTCTGCTGTTTTGGATGGCTGTAGATATAGTACTCCATCTGCTCCGATAGCAAATCTGCGTTTACAGTGTTTTTCTGCGAACGTGGGTTTGTTTTTCTCGGGTATTTTTGTTTCTTGTAGTTCATCGATTATTATGAAGTCGTTTCCATTTCCATGCATTTTTACAAATTTTATTGGGTTTTTTGACATTTTCCTGCCTTTATTTGGTTTTTTGTTTTGTTAAGAGGTCTTTTAAGGTTTCTCTTTCTCTGATGACTCTTGGTTCGCCGTTTTCTATTAATATTTCTGCTGGTAATGGCCTGCTGTTGTATCTTGAAGCCATGCTGTATCCATATGCTCCAGCGTCTAGTATTGCTAGTATATCTCCTTCTTGAGCTGTAATTTCTCTGTTTTCTGCGAGTATATCTCCAGATTCACATAATGGGCCTGCTATCTCTGCTTTTCTATTGACTCCTTTTTTTGGGGCGTTTTCGATATAGTTTCCGGCGTTTTGGGGGTTGGTTGCGTTAACGACGCCGTGATGTGATCCATACATTGCTGGTCTTTGCAGTATGTTGAATCCAGCGTCTACGCCGATGTATTTATGGAATGGATTTTCTTTTATGTCGTTTACTTTTGTGAGTATTATGCTTGAGTCGCCGACTAGGTAGCGGCCGGGCTCTAATGCTAGTGTTGGTTGTTCTAGTCCGTGTTTTTTTAGGCCTTTTTTGAATTCTGTTGTAATCATTTTGGCGAATTTCTCGATGTCGAGTGGTTTTTCTTCTGGTTTGTATGGGATTCCGAGTCCTCCACCGATGTCTATGAATTTTAGGTTTATGTCGACTTGTTGGGTTATTTCACCAACTATATCCATCATTTTTTCGATTGCTGGCCTGAATTTTTCGACTTCGAGTATTCCGGATCCGATGTGCATGTGGATTCCGATGGGTTTTAATCCAAGTTTGATTGCTTCTTTGTATGCTTCTACTATGTCTTCTTCCCATATACCGAATTTGCTTTCACTTCCTCCTGTTATACAGTGGTCGTGGTGTCCTGCTCCTACTCCGGGGTTTACACGGAAGCTTACTTCTGTTGATGTGATTTTGCTTAGTCTACGCATTTCATGGAGGCTGTCAAGGTTTATCATGACTCCTTTATCTACTGCGTATTTTAGTTCTTCGTTGCTTACGCTTGTTCCGGTATATAGTATTTTTTCAGGTGAGTATCCGGCTTTTATTGCGCTGTAGATTTCTCCAGTGCTGACTGCGTCTATATGGCACCCTTCTTTTTCGAGTATTTGTAGTATGTTTAGGTTTGTGTTGGCTTTGCATGCGTAGTGTAGTCTTATATTGGGGTAGTGTTTTTTTAGTGCTTGTTTTAGTTGGTTGTATTTTTGTTTGATTCGGTCACTGCTTGTTACGTAGAGTGGTGTATCATATTTATCTGCTAGTTGGGTTGTGTCTACTCCATCGATTTCAAGGTGTTGTTTTGTTTTTAGGTGTGGTCTAGTCAAAGTTTATTCCCTCCATTCTTTCTACTGCTTCTTCTATTCTGCCGAGGCTTCTTGTTAGGGCGAACCTTATGTATCCTTCTCCGTGTTCACCGAACCCAGAGCCGGGTGTTGCTACTATCCCTGCTTCGTCTAAAAGTTTTTTAGATGTCTCCATTGAGTTGTATCCTTTTGGACATTTTGTCCATATGTAGAATGTTGCCTCTGTTTTGGTTGGCTCTAGTCCTATGGATTCTATTCCTTCAAGTAATAGGTCTCTTCGGTTTCGGTATTTATTGTTGCTGTCGGAGACGCATTCTTGGGGTCCGTTTAGGGCGGTTATTGCTGCTTTTTGGATTGCTTGGAATGCTCCGCTATCTACGTTTGTTTTAACTTGGCCTATTCCGTTCACTATTTCTTGGTTTCCTACTACAAATCCTATTCTCCAGCCGGTCATGTTGTATGTTTTTGATAGTGAATGGAATTCTACTCCAACTTCTTTTGCTCCATCTATGTTTAGGAAGCTTGGTGGCTCGAATTCATATGAAATTTCGGTGTATGCTGCATCGTGACATACTATAATGTCGTGTTCTTTTGCGAATTCAACTACTTCTTGGAAGAACTGTTTGTCTGCTGTACCGGCGGTTGGGTTGTTTGGATAGTTTAGGTACATTATTTTGGCGTCTTCTGCGTTTTTTGGGGATATTTCATCTAGGTCTGGTAGGAAGTCGTTTTCTTCTTTTAAGGGCATTGGTATTGGTTTTCCGCCTGATAGTATTGTGCCTATTTTGTATACTGGGTAGGCGGGGTCGGGCACCAATGTTTTGTCCCCTGGGTTTACAAAGGCAAGTGGCATGTGTGCTATGCCTTCTTTGCTGCCTATTAGGGATATGGCTTCTTTTTCTGGGTCTATTTTAACTTTAAATCTATCTTTATACCAGTTTGCAACTGTTTCTCTAAACTCTTTCATTCCTTTATAGCTTGGATAGCTGTGTGTTGATGGTTCTCTAACTGCTTCAACCATTGACTCTACTATGTGGTCTGGTGTTGATAAATCAGGGTCTCCTACTCCTAGGTCTATTATATCGATTCCTTGTTCTTCTTTTTCTTTTTTGGCTCTATCGAGTTCTGCAAATAAATATGGTGGTAGTGATTCAATCCTATTTGAATACATTTTATCACTTTTTTCTTGAATTGTTAGTTTAAATTCTTTATTTTTCAGTTTTTAAAGACTACATCTCTTTATTCTTTATGTTTAATTATTTTGATGGAGAGAAAAAGCATTATTTCTATAAGGTGTTAGGGGTTTGGATGGTTTATCATCTATTTTTATAGAGGGGTTTTTTGTTTTATGTTTCTTATTTCCATCTTCTTTTTGATCCCTGTACTTTTGTTTTTATGTTTTTTTTCAGTTTTTCTAGTGTTATGTCCTTTTCTTTCTCTGTGTGGTATTTTATACCTGGTTTTGTTTTTTTGCCGATGCCGCATAATGACATCATTCCACTTTGATCTCTATAGAACACTTTAAACCATTCTTCGGAGAAGGCAATTTCGGCGATTTCTCTTCCTTCTTTTTTTTGGCTAAATACTAAATGGTTTTTTTGGTTTTCTTCTGCTACTGTTTTCTCAAAGTCTCCTGATTCGTTTATTATTTCGTAGATTTCTTTTACAGCCTCTCTTAGTTCTTGAGGTAGGTATGCTGCGAGTTTATCGATTTTTGGTTCTGGTATGATTCCTAGTTTTTTTCTGAGTACATCGTTAAATGTCTGTGCTCCTGTCTCTCTTTTTAGCCTTTCAAGTTCTCTATGTACGCTTTCATCCACCTTTATGTTTTTAGTTGGCTGAACCATTGATATCCTCACTTTTATAATTTATTTTTAGGTAGTTTTTTCTTTTTTAGGGACTTGTTAAGAGAATTCAAGCCCGGTTTTTTTAAGTTTAATCCTGCTTAGATATAACAATATCCTTTATCTACAGTATACTGTTTATCTTAAAGATAATCATAATATTTTTGCATAAAATTTATATTGAATAAACGCATTATTAAGTAGTGGAGGCATTAACAATGGAAAACAACAGTATACACAATATCAAAGAGATGAATAAAGACACAGGAAGCTTATTCAAATACGACCTCCTGTTGACCGCAATACCAGCCTTACTACTAACAATGTTTTTAATTGGGTACACTTCACCAATACCAATCGAAATAGGTATTATGGCTGCTTCAATACTATCATCAGGACTTATATTCTTCGGAATAATAGATATAGTGCCCGAAGACAAATCTTTAGGAAATAAACAATCCTAAAACCACTAAATAACTTTAAGAATCCCCGTTCTCAAAACGAGAACGGATAACAAACCGATTCTATTTCTTAACTACTTACTTATAAACGAAAACTCTAAATCAACCAAAAACCTGGGTTTTTATATTTTTTTTAAAAAAACTGATTTATAAAAATTTATAAATAAATATTATTTGGATTTACAATTATTTCTACCTGGGGTTGTCATTAATTGACGGAGTTCGAACGAGATTTAGTTAAAAGTTTTAATAGTTTTTTTGAGCGTGAAGGTGTTAGAGCTATTGCTTATAGACGAAAACAACATCGTTTTTCAAGTCAGTTTGTGGATATTTTAGTTGACTCTATTAAACCGGAGTTTTATATCGCTATTGAGAATAAATCTATTTCAACGGCTAAAGGTGCGAAAAAACTATATTTTTCCCAACATTTTTCTGAAAACCAGGTTGAGAGGATAGATAAGTTCTTAAACAAAAGTGGTAGGCGTGGTTATCTCGCTGTTGAACTTAAACAAGGAAGAGGTAATCCTCGTAAAGCATTCCTAATCCCATGGGATGAAGTTATAACCAGGTATAAAGATGGTGAAAATGGTTTTGGAGTAAACGAAATCAAAGAGTTTAGAGAGATTAAAAGAAATGGTAAAAAATATAGAGTAAAATCTTTTTTTAAAGAAGGGAGTTAACCCCCCTCTATCTCCAAACTCAATTAATTAAACATTTATATCTCTTCCCAACCTTTTTCTGTTTAAATAAAACTGGATTTGGGTTATGTTGTCTTAATTTCTTTTCCAGTATTTATGCTTTCTATGACTTGTTGCGCGATTGCAGTTCCCTTTCTAATTTTAATTGTACCATCTTGACCTACAGTTGCAGTTAAAACGTATTCGTCATCTGCGTGTATATCAACTGTTTCACCTGATTTATCTTTACCCAAATCAAGTACAACTTGATCGGATTCAATTGAGACATTTACGCCATGTGTTTCGATAGATTTATCTTGTTTTGTTGTTTTTTGTTTTAGTTCAGAGAATGGTCTTACATCAATGCTTAAGCCTAATTCCTTTTCAATCTTCGATATATTTTCGCCACCACGCCCTAATATACGGGCGATTTGGTTTTCAGGTACGTAGACAATTGTGCTGTCGTCTGATTTTACTTCTGCTTTTACGTTACCGCCTATGTATTTTCTTATTTCTTTTTCAACCTGTTTTTCAGCCATTTTCCAGATTGGTTTTGTTGATTCAGATTCTTCGATAGGCATTACTACGACTTGTTCGCCGTATGTATATATTTCGTATTCTACTTCGTTTGTTTCGAAGTTTTTAACCTCTATTACAGGTCTAGCAAGGTCTTTCTCCATCATTCCTGCTGGTACTTTTACTGTGAACCCTATGTCGTATACAGTATCTATTTTTGCTTCATCTAAGAAAACTACGGTGTCAACTACTTGTGGAACCATCCCTAGTTCTACTCGCCCTATTAATCTCTGTAAAGCGTCTATTCCTCTGTTTGCGTGTGTTACACCTATCATTCCTACGCCAGCTAAACGCATATCTGCGAATACTTTGAAGTCTGAGGTTTTCCTTACTTCATCGTATACTGTGTAGTCGGGTCTGACTAGAAGTAGTAGGTCCGCTGTAAGGTCTATTCTACCTTCAAGTGATGTGTATTGAGTTATTTCATCTGAAACCTGTAGATCTCGTGGGTCTTCCATAGTTTTAACTATATAATCTTTTTCCAGTAGGTAGTCTGCTATAGCTTGGGCCAAAGTACTTTTACCTGCTCCAGGAGCTCCTGCGAGTAAAACCCCTCTCTGTTTCTCAGATAACCTTGATTTAAGTTCTGTTGATAATCGATAGTCTTCT belongs to Methanonatronarchaeum sp. AMET-Sl and includes:
- the ileS gene encoding isoleucine--tRNA ligase, producing MIDKVDLDYDPEVIEGRVREFWEENDVYERSRKRDLDVEERFYFVDGPPYTTGRIHLGTTWNKIIKDAVLRYTTLKGVPVMDRAGWDMHGLPIEVKVEKEFDFESKQDIEDFGIDNFVKECKNYALQYKESMTEQFKELGAWLDWDDPYMTINNNYIESAWWTLKRADERGLLEKGKRIVNWCPRCETALADSEVEYDEVSDPSIFVKFPVEGYENRFIVIWTTTPWTIPSNLAVAVHPDYEYSVVKAVRDGETEELIVSSELIEDVLREGRYEDYEVVETYIGRELEGLEYRFPLSEQVPKQQEHISDLVHTVFAEEFVTVEKTGLVHSAPSHGHEDFDMGQKRGLPLFNIVDEKGQYTDGGGKYSGLYVKDADPVIIDDLQQNGLLLSSEEIKHRYGHCWRCDTSIIYLATSQWFLNVSELKDKMVSEVDRVEWTPEWAGSSRFKDWVSNAKDWCISRQRYWGIPLPVWECSCGSRTTIGTIDELKEKAFNCPEDGLELHRPHVDKILLECDDCGSDMERVEDVIDVWFDSGVASWANLKYPEEEDLFEEWWPADFIVEGHDQTRGWFYSQLGAGVIAFDRAPYESVLMHGFVLDEDGKKMSKSVGNVVQPEEIIERYGTDTLRLYLLSECAPWEDLKFNWDECQNVKRTLNVFWNVYKFTSTYMSLDDFKPQKKLDEKALKTEDRWILSRLNNLILDVEEAIESRQIHKGARYIKSFILEDLSRWYIRLIRDRTWVEAEDKDKLTAYETLHEVIHKTLILMSPYTPFITDKMYQNLVKTQDFGKESVHLEKFPKPKKEFINNELEQQMEIAREIIESASHARQKVELNLRWPVQKITIEPNNPETVKAIETMDRIIKDQVNTKKIETLEPNTEFPELQTVIEPDMGVIGPKFKDKAEKVMNTIKQGNHKPKNLPKTIKVDGEEIKITREMVNLETKVPEKYSTSSFTNGVVYVDSELTTKLKQEGYAKETIRRIQEMRKELDLHVEDYIEINLDTPDKEFKKSITKWSEHISHETRAKKLEINTPHGDLTKQWEINGKELEIGLTPKNK
- a CDS encoding 6-hydroxymethylpterin diphosphokinase MptE-like protein, translating into MDYREWLPIYKEITNDLSISMQKDRESARKLEQKITKKPDLNSLSKKIKEKVYVLGDGPNLPKDLKKIPKNQLNKQTVIAADNATKTALKHNITPDIITTDLDGDIKPILKADKKGSQIIVHAHGDNQELIEKWTPHIQNIIGSTQNKPTDKLINYGGFTDGDRAIFLAHEHGAKEIELSGFNFKQASKTKQKKLKWAKKLIQKLENKGVKITYTTQNKQK
- a CDS encoding rubrerythrin family protein: MTKTEDGLKEAFAGESQARNKYEAYSRKAEKDGYEQIAKLFKAASEAERVHAKNHFENLDKIKDTKENLKDAIEGEKFEHEDMYPEFVEAAKEENQDSALESFMYAMEVEKIHETLYKKALESVENEEDLEKTDIYVCQICGNTVFDEPPAACPICGYPKNEFNKVDLS
- a CDS encoding DNA methyltransferase, with the protein product MGEIPDNSIELVVTSPPYPMIEMWDSLFQKLNSKTKKHILNGEGTKAFEEMHRELDKVWSELERVLVEGGIVCINIGDATRKIDGSFRVYQNHSRIINKLTELGFDPLPEILWRKPVNSAAKFMGSGMLPPNAYPTLEHEYILIFRNGQKPREFQPKDPERYQSAYFWEERNQWFTDLWTDIKGTNQTLQNGDRDRSAAYPIQIPYRLINMYSTYQDTVLDPFWGTGTTTTAAITTARNSIGIELNQKLINNYKKQTPKIPKIANKLVNKRIENHKDFIQNKIKEGKEFKYQSDNYSFPVTTKQEKSIELYTVKNIKKTDNHIQVLHKPFSKKTEIKNQQNKTKKITDFK
- a CDS encoding DUF2391 family protein translates to MSLDDEEVDLSSLVDEFERLEESVESKKHRNHIQKLKEKTIKLSNPRMFGVVVEGFGKRDMIEAFLGSILIGIPVIIEEGTLEIGEFIAQHPLFLLGTLVFGVLLVIGILYYTDIQDVRITNPIFGLIPRRLLGILSIAFISSIVLMTVWGRVDWSEPMIAFSQCAFTFVAMSIGAALADILPGT
- the dapF gene encoding diaminopimelate epimerase; the encoded protein is MSKNPIKFVKMHGNGNDFIIIDELQETKIPEKNKPTFAEKHCKRRFAIGADGVLYLQPSKTADLKMRIFNSDGTEADMCGNGIRCAAKYATENIVTNKNVDIETGAGTLNIETDKNDKFWAKVDMGKPKYNKKTIPAKGKGEFINQEIENTPYQVSACNVGVPHAVIQTDDVESIDIIKQAPPIRNNPIFPEGANVNFIQKTKNGIKVRTFERGVEAETLSCGTGSVASAAIAKKTNLIKGNTIKVQTKGGKLNIIFKNNTAYMKGPAQTAYNGTLTHPQ
- the lysA gene encoding diaminopimelate decarboxylase, with the translated sequence MTRPHLKTKQHLEIDGVDTTQLADKYDTPLYVTSSDRIKQKYNQLKQALKKHYPNIRLHYACKANTNLNILQILEKEGCHIDAVSTGEIYSAIKAGYSPEKILYTGTSVSNEELKYAVDKGVMINLDSLHEMRRLSKITSTEVSFRVNPGVGAGHHDHCITGGSESKFGIWEEDIVEAYKEAIKLGLKPIGIHMHIGSGILEVEKFRPAIEKMMDIVGEITQQVDINLKFIDIGGGLGIPYKPEEKPLDIEKFAKMITTEFKKGLKKHGLEQPTLALEPGRYLVGDSSIILTKVNDIKENPFHKYIGVDAGFNILQRPAMYGSHHGVVNATNPQNAGNYIENAPKKGVNRKAEIAGPLCESGDILAENREITAQEGDILAILDAGAYGYSMASRYNSRPLPAEILIENGEPRVIRERETLKDLLTKQKTK